In the genome of Armatimonadota bacterium, one region contains:
- a CDS encoding iron-sulfur cluster-binding protein, giving the protein MTNRPPRIDLIRNVERALRDASLQRQMGKAMPASRKARADVVAELPEWESLRSTAAGIKDHVLANLESYLRQLESQVSALGGTVHWASGAAEARAIITDLARSRGVRRIVKSKSMTTEEISLNAALEAAGARVVETDLGEYVVQLAGERPSHLIAPVIHKPTEEIADLFVRKLGVPRYERPEELARVAREVLRAEFLAAEMGITGVNFAIAESGTLVIVENEGNARLTTARPRIHVAVMGIEKVLPRMADLSVFLRILARSGTGQRASVYVSLLTGPRRAGETDGPEELHLVILDNGRRRLLADPGLRTALRCIRCGACQNECPVYRHAGGHAYGSVYAGPIGAVLTPAYEGMERARDLPFASTLCRACADVCPVKIDLPGMLVELRARAVRTGLAPWRDRMLVGAWTFFMRSPARFMLAGDLGRLAQRLVARGGKIERLPYPLSGWTAHRAAPALASTPFRAWWKSRQGGPR; this is encoded by the coding sequence ATGACGAACCGTCCGCCCCGGATCGACCTGATCCGCAACGTCGAGCGGGCGCTGCGGGACGCGTCGCTGCAACGCCAGATGGGCAAGGCCATGCCGGCGTCCCGCAAGGCGCGGGCCGACGTCGTGGCCGAACTGCCCGAATGGGAATCCCTGCGCAGCACCGCGGCCGGGATAAAGGACCACGTGCTGGCGAACTTGGAGTCGTACCTGCGGCAACTGGAGTCGCAGGTTTCCGCGCTCGGCGGCACAGTTCACTGGGCCTCCGGCGCCGCGGAGGCGCGCGCGATCATCACGGACCTGGCCCGCTCGCGCGGAGTGCGCCGGATCGTGAAGAGCAAGTCCATGACCACCGAGGAGATCTCCCTCAATGCGGCGCTGGAGGCGGCGGGTGCCCGCGTGGTCGAGACCGATCTGGGCGAGTACGTGGTGCAACTGGCCGGCGAGAGGCCCAGCCACCTGATTGCACCCGTGATCCACAAGCCCACAGAGGAGATCGCCGACCTTTTTGTCAGGAAGCTGGGCGTCCCGCGCTACGAGCGGCCTGAGGAGCTGGCCCGCGTGGCGCGGGAGGTGCTGCGCGCCGAGTTCCTGGCGGCCGAGATGGGGATCACCGGCGTCAACTTCGCCATAGCGGAGAGCGGCACGCTGGTGATCGTCGAGAACGAGGGCAACGCCCGACTCACGACCGCCCGGCCGCGCATCCACGTGGCCGTGATGGGGATCGAGAAGGTTCTGCCACGAATGGCGGACCTCAGCGTCTTCCTCCGGATACTCGCCCGCAGCGGCACAGGCCAGCGTGCAAGCGTCTACGTGTCGCTGCTCACCGGGCCGCGTCGGGCCGGTGAGACCGACGGTCCCGAGGAACTGCATCTGGTCATCCTGGACAACGGCCGGAGGCGCCTGCTGGCCGACCCAGGCCTGCGCACGGCGCTGCGGTGCATCCGGTGCGGCGCGTGCCAGAACGAGTGCCCTGTCTACCGGCACGCTGGCGGTCACGCCTACGGGTCGGTCTATGCCGGTCCGATAGGCGCCGTGCTGACACCTGCCTACGAGGGGATGGAGCGGGCCCGCGACCTGCCGTTCGCGTCCACACTGTGCCGGGCGTGCGCCGACGTCTGCCCGGTGAAGATTGACCTGCCCGGGATGCTGGTCGAGCTTCGGGCGCGGGCCGTGCGAACCGGGCTTGCGCCCTGGCGGGACAGGATGCTCGTGGGCGCGTGGACCTTCTTCATGCGCAGCCCTGCGCGATTCATGCTGGCAGGAGACCTGGGACGCCTGGCGCAGCGTCTTGTAGCGCGTGGAGGCAAGATCGAGCGTCTGCCGTACCCGCTGTCAG